In the Campylobacter sp. RM6914 genome, one interval contains:
- the nrfD gene encoding NrfD/PsrC family molybdoenzyme membrane anchor subunit, with protein sequence MNGAINYTHTFSSGVVWHWPIAVYLLLAGMSGGALIVALLIRYYKKQTGVTPLFKGASLLSLVTILLGMVCLVADLDKPLYFWKILINYNFTSVMSIGVLALCIYIPLSFVVILYAFEKELNAFFANHFTFLKAFFGLIMNILNFIRPLMFVLTLIFAVAICAYTGFLISVLVRFPILNTSALPALFVASGLSAGIAGSGLIAAMFFREDTHSSDLKILHAIEWPVMAAEILLIGMIFVSLIIGSDVQKAASMAFFSGEYAKMFWIGVVGIGFVIPIVFNFLLGKTFAHTRFAFYVSSLASIIGVLMLRMFILYAGQTYSIFI encoded by the coding sequence ATGAATGGTGCGATAAATTATACTCATACTTTTTCAAGCGGAGTCGTGTGGCATTGGCCTATCGCTGTGTATCTTTTGCTAGCGGGCATGAGCGGTGGAGCGCTTATCGTTGCACTTCTTATAAGGTATTATAAAAAGCAAACTGGTGTTACGCCTTTGTTTAAGGGTGCTTCTTTGCTTTCTCTTGTTACTATTTTACTAGGTATGGTTTGCTTGGTTGCCGACCTTGATAAGCCGCTTTATTTTTGGAAAATTTTGATAAATTATAACTTTACTTCGGTTATGTCTATAGGTGTTTTAGCACTTTGTATCTACATACCGCTTAGCTTTGTTGTGATTTTATATGCTTTTGAGAAGGAATTAAATGCATTTTTTGCAAACCATTTTACGTTCTTAAAGGCATTTTTTGGACTAATAATGAACATTTTAAATTTTATTCGTCCGCTTATGTTTGTTTTAACGCTTATTTTTGCTGTTGCGATATGCGCTTATACCGGCTTTCTTATCTCTGTTTTGGTAAGATTTCCTATACTAAATACATCTGCGCTTCCGGCTCTTTTTGTAGCTTCTGGATTAAGTGCGGGCATAGCAGGTTCCGGGCTTATTGCTGCAATGTTTTTTAGAGAAGATACGCATTCGAGCGATCTTAAAATTTTACACGCTATAGAGTGGCCTGTAATGGCTGCAGAAATTTTGCTTATCGGTATGATTTTTGTTTCGCTTATCATAGGAAGCGATGTTCAAAAAGCGGCAAGCATGGCATTTTTTAGTGGAGAATATGCTAAAATGTTTTGGATAGGAGTCGTTGGTATAGGCTTTGTTATACCTATCGTATTTAACTTCTTATTAGGCAAAACATTTGCACATACTCGTTTTGCTTTTTACGTGAGTTCTCTTGCAAGTATCATAGGTGTTTTGATGCTTCGTATGTTTATACTTTATGCGGGACAAACTTACAGTATTTTTATTTGA
- the ccsA gene encoding cytochrome c biogenesis protein CcsA, which produces MRLFGFFLSYKFVIFMLSVLATGAGVATFLESIYDTQTAKILVYDARWYEIVMLLLTISLGAIIIKTKMWRHLGAFVVHFAFIVIALGAFLTRYCGEEGVLHVREGEHSNEMVSVKPYLQIITEDKTFEFFLNLSQLGDNSFSISQAIDDKIFNVNFSSYQAFPKGKRSVLNVKAGFDDKEQKEVSLRGGVGWLGEPQVIEQDGKQIMLAWGSKLVTLPFSVKLNDFELERYPGSQSASSYSSSVEVLQDDKKVMDYKIFMNNPLNFSGYKLFQSSYDKDEQGTVLEVNKDPGKIPTYVGYFLLCFGFVANFFTKNSRFMKLAKFIKNNATLFIFALVFATNSNLYANDDLKQFGKFTRSHANGVFAGLLVQDFMGRIKPMSTEANEIVSKFAGQNSLFGLSAEQIILGMSINPTLWQDLKIIKIKNSDIKKVLNLNESENFVSFSFMFDEKGEYKLMSQSDEANAKPASQRSKFDNEMVKFDERINVAYLALKGVFFKFIPIPNDQSDRWLSPNDAFANPGVAKEAKMLLNDYISSLGEGIYKNDWTKANFALSQLKNYQREVSAHILPSEFQIKAEVAYNKLEIFKKLVYFYMVFGGILLILALSEILTGGNYKGIKKISFWLFVFGFAAHTFGLALRWYIAGHAPWSDSYESMIYIGWSAALAGVVFFRSSLLTLCAASLLASVVMLVAHMSFVNPQITNLVPVLKSYWLSIHVSIITASYGFLGLGCLLGILALVLMILKNGKNKERLNDQIRYITAINEISLIVGLSMLTVGNFFGGIWANESWGRYWGWDSKETWSFVSIVVYAIVLHLRFIPKFNNIYTFCVSSMISYASIVMTYFGVNFYLTGMHSYASGDAMGVPKFIYFILTFVILLAVFAYRGREVKAI; this is translated from the coding sequence ATGAGGTTGTTTGGTTTTTTTTTGTCATATAAATTTGTTATTTTCATGCTATCCGTTTTAGCTACTGGAGCTGGGGTGGCTACTTTTTTAGAGAGTATTTACGACACGCAGACGGCTAAAATTTTAGTTTATGACGCCAGATGGTATGAGATCGTTATGCTTTTGCTAACGATCTCGCTAGGCGCTATCATCATAAAGACAAAAATGTGGCGCCATCTTGGTGCTTTTGTGGTGCATTTTGCTTTTATCGTGATAGCTTTGGGTGCTTTTTTGACTAGGTATTGCGGTGAAGAGGGGGTGCTTCACGTAAGAGAGGGCGAACACTCAAACGAAATGGTAAGCGTCAAGCCTTATTTGCAGATCATAACAGAAGATAAAACATTCGAATTCTTCTTAAATTTATCACAACTGGGTGATAATAGCTTTTCTATCTCACAAGCCATAGACGACAAAATTTTTAACGTAAATTTTAGCTCTTATCAAGCTTTTCCAAAAGGCAAAAGAAGCGTTTTAAATGTAAAAGCAGGCTTTGACGACAAAGAGCAAAAAGAAGTAAGTCTTAGGGGTGGAGTAGGCTGGCTTGGAGAACCACAAGTTATCGAGCAAGATGGCAAGCAAATAATGCTTGCATGGGGATCAAAACTAGTGACATTGCCGTTTTCCGTAAAGCTTAACGACTTTGAGCTAGAGCGCTACCCAGGATCACAAAGTGCGTCGTCTTACTCAAGCAGTGTTGAGGTTTTGCAAGACGATAAAAAAGTAATGGACTATAAAATTTTTATGAATAACCCTTTAAATTTTAGCGGTTATAAGCTTTTTCAATCCTCGTATGACAAAGACGAGCAGGGAACTGTTTTGGAGGTAAATAAAGACCCTGGTAAAATTCCTACTTATGTAGGGTATTTCTTGCTTTGTTTTGGTTTTGTAGCTAACTTTTTTACCAAAAATTCACGCTTTATGAAACTTGCAAAATTTATAAAAAATAACGCCACTTTATTTATCTTTGCTCTTGTTTTTGCGACCAATTCAAATTTATATGCAAATGATGATCTAAAACAGTTTGGTAAATTTACAAGATCTCATGCAAACGGTGTTTTTGCAGGGCTTTTAGTGCAAGACTTCATGGGGCGCATAAAGCCGATGAGCACGGAAGCTAATGAGATAGTAAGTAAATTTGCAGGTCAAAATTCTTTATTTGGTTTAAGCGCAGAGCAAATAATTTTGGGCATGAGTATAAACCCTACGCTCTGGCAGGATCTAAAGATCATAAAGATTAAAAATAGCGATATTAAAAAAGTTCTAAATTTAAACGAGAGTGAAAATTTTGTTAGTTTTAGTTTTATGTTTGATGAAAAGGGCGAATATAAGCTAATGAGTCAAAGCGATGAGGCAAATGCCAAACCAGCCTCGCAACGTTCTAAATTTGATAACGAAATGGTCAAATTTGATGAGCGTATAAATGTTGCATATTTAGCTCTTAAAGGTGTATTTTTTAAATTTATACCGATACCAAACGATCAGAGCGATAGATGGCTTTCTCCAAACGATGCATTTGCTAATCCCGGCGTAGCCAAAGAGGCGAAAATGCTTTTAAATGACTATATCTCTTCGCTTGGAGAGGGTATTTATAAAAACGACTGGACAAAGGCAAATTTTGCGCTTTCACAGCTTAAAAACTACCAAAGAGAAGTATCGGCACACATCTTACCGAGTGAATTTCAGATAAAAGCCGAGGTTGCTTATAATAAACTTGAAATTTTTAAAAAGCTTGTTTATTTTTATATGGTATTTGGCGGAATTTTACTTATTTTGGCATTATCCGAGATACTTACGGGCGGGAATTATAAAGGTATTAAAAAAATATCTTTTTGGCTATTTGTTTTTGGATTTGCAGCTCATACTTTTGGTCTGGCTCTTCGTTGGTATATCGCAGGACATGCGCCATGGAGCGATAGTTATGAGAGCATGATTTATATAGGTTGGTCGGCTGCACTAGCCGGAGTGGTGTTTTTTAGAAGCTCGCTTCTTACGCTCTGTGCTGCGTCGCTACTTGCAAGTGTTGTGATGCTTGTGGCGCACATGAGTTTTGTTAACCCTCAAATAACAAATTTAGTTCCGGTGTTAAAGTCTTATTGGCTAAGCATACATGTTTCGATTATTACGGCGAGTTACGGCTTTTTGGGTCTTGGGTGTTTGCTTGGAATTTTAGCTCTTGTGTTAATGATATTAAAAAATGGCAAAAACAAAGAACGTTTAAATGATCAAATTCGCTACATCACAGCTATAAATGAGATAAGCTTGATAGTTGGACTTTCTATGCTTACGGTTGGAAATTTCTTTGGTGGAATTTGGGCTAATGAGAGCTGGGGCCGCTACTGGGGATGGGATAGTAAAGAGACTTGGTCGTTTGTTTCCATTGTTGTTTATGCTATCGTTTTGCATTTGAGGTTTATTCCTAAATTTAATAACATATATACTTTTTGCGTATCTTCGATGATATCTTACGCTAGTATCGTGATGACGTATTTTGGTGTGAATTTTTATTTAACGGGCATGCATTCATATGCTAGCGGTGATGCTATGGGAGTGCCTAAATTTATATATTTTATTTTGACATTTGTGATCTTACTCGCTGTTTTTGCTTATAGAGGGCGAGAAGTAAAAGCTATATAA
- a CDS encoding nitrous oxide reductase accessory protein NosL, with amino-acid sequence MKKFMILACIVGALQAAMFQSVEPDKSTLIMQGNAKEYCPNCGMDLAKFYKTNHTHNGKQYCSMHCLHEATKGTMPKDVMVVDTKNLNFIDASKAYYVVGSRMKGTMTQNSKYSFLTEDDAKEFQARNGGEIMSFEKAYEVAGKDFVSDMKMIKAKREGGVYAKGKEIYETKCTKVDKNIYESIALLKDDLKKFCQISADGDLQAAALYIWDEPKNVNVVKKAEKIVVPKDARCPICGMFVAKNPQWAAMIEADSEKFYFDGVKDMMKYYFKNNKNFNKLFVSDYYKLHKIDAKNAYFVVGSNVFGPMGDELIPFASQNEAINFAKDHAGKQILKFEDITEEMLKGL; translated from the coding sequence ATGAAAAAATTTATGATACTTGCTTGTATCGTTGGAGCGTTGCAAGCGGCAATGTTTCAAAGTGTAGAGCCTGATAAATCAACTCTTATCATGCAGGGAAATGCAAAAGAGTATTGTCCTAATTGCGGGATGGATTTGGCTAAATTTTATAAAACAAATCATACTCACAACGGTAAACAATACTGCTCAATGCACTGTCTTCATGAGGCCACAAAGGGAACTATGCCAAAAGATGTCATGGTTGTTGATACAAAGAATTTAAATTTTATCGATGCCAGCAAGGCTTACTATGTTGTCGGTAGTCGAATGAAAGGAACGATGACGCAAAACAGTAAATACTCATTTTTAACCGAAGATGATGCTAAAGAGTTTCAAGCTAGAAACGGTGGCGAGATAATGAGTTTTGAAAAGGCTTATGAGGTAGCAGGAAAAGACTTTGTAAGTGACATGAAGATGATAAAAGCAAAACGCGAGGGCGGAGTTTATGCAAAAGGTAAAGAAATTTATGAAACCAAATGCACAAAAGTCGATAAAAACATTTATGAAAGTATCGCGCTTTTAAAAGACGACCTCAAAAAGTTCTGTCAAATTTCAGCCGATGGCGACTTGCAAGCGGCAGCACTTTATATCTGGGATGAACCAAAAAATGTAAATGTGGTTAAAAAAGCTGAAAAGATCGTCGTTCCAAAAGATGCAAGATGTCCGATATGCGGGATGTTTGTAGCTAAAAACCCACAATGGGCTGCGATGATAGAAGCAGATAGCGAAAAGTTTTATTTTGACGGTGTTAAAGACATGATGAAGTATTACTTTAAAAACAATAAAAATTTCAATAAATTATTTGTGAGTGATTATTACAAGCTTCATAAGATAGATGCCAAAAACGCGTATTTTGTAGTCGGCTCAAATGTCTTTGGCCCTATGGGTGATGAGTTAATCCCATTTGCAAGTCAAAACGAGGCCATAAATTTTGCAAAAGATCATGCAGGCAAGCAGATCTTAAAATTTGAAGATATAACGGAAGAAATGTTAAAAGGGTTATGA
- a CDS encoding ATP-binding protein: MKYRFRFVVAIFTILYIIIIGLVFSFYRQLALKDAKQEAFYVLDTMNAVRDYISIVQRPLIDELKVEGVIKDDFFDPRLQSSSYITREIYNIQLSKNKINYDYKLVATNPLNPEHEGDEFENEILEGFKEKRYEEFSQVIKDGNTSYIYVGLPVKNSQASCAVCHNINSVPKKMMEQYGSSKDFEGKVGDTIAMISFKIPIKNILAYHANELITSSVALFVVFVLLVFLVYKIHEKMAKIKEQNEQLMIHQSRLASMGEMIGNISHQWKQPLAQISSTLINLELYNEKGKLTKEKLNEKIKDVDEQVKFMSQTINDFKNFFNPNSIKREFTSAEAIEQTQKILKSALKNHVIKLDVEIKENFSHFGNINEIIQILINIISNAKEAFGQSHLGEKRVKICSFKNSLSRMITIENNAGNIDKSVIKKIFNPNFTTKEKGSGLGLYMSQVIMKKNNGFITVQNTKDGVIFTILFLNS; encoded by the coding sequence GTGAAATATAGATTTCGTTTTGTGGTGGCTATCTTTACTATCCTTTATATAATCATCATTGGGCTTGTCTTTAGCTTTTATAGACAGCTTGCGTTAAAAGACGCTAAGCAAGAGGCATTTTATGTGCTTGATACGATGAATGCGGTGCGGGATTATATCTCGATAGTGCAGCGTCCTTTGATAGACGAGCTTAAGGTGGAAGGCGTTATAAAAGATGATTTTTTCGACCCAAGACTTCAGTCGTCATCATATATCACACGTGAAATTTATAATATCCAACTTTCAAAAAATAAGATAAATTACGACTATAAGCTTGTCGCGACCAATCCTTTAAACCCAGAGCATGAGGGAGATGAGTTTGAGAATGAAATTTTAGAAGGCTTTAAAGAGAAAAGATATGAGGAATTCTCGCAGGTAATCAAAGACGGCAACACCTCTTACATATATGTGGGACTTCCTGTTAAAAACTCTCAAGCCTCATGTGCGGTTTGCCATAACATAAATTCGGTTCCTAAAAAGATGATGGAGCAATACGGCAGCTCAAAGGACTTTGAGGGTAAGGTCGGCGATACGATAGCGATGATATCCTTTAAAATTCCCATCAAAAACATCCTTGCGTATCACGCAAATGAGCTTATAACAAGCAGTGTGGCACTTTTTGTAGTTTTTGTGCTTCTTGTATTTTTAGTATACAAGATACATGAAAAAATGGCAAAGATCAAAGAGCAAAACGAACAACTTATGATACATCAAAGTCGCCTTGCTTCAATGGGAGAGATGATAGGCAACATCTCGCATCAGTGGAAGCAACCCTTGGCACAAATAAGCTCAACGCTTATAAATTTAGAGCTTTATAATGAAAAAGGAAAATTAACAAAAGAAAAATTAAATGAGAAGATTAAGGATGTAGATGAGCAGGTTAAATTTATGTCTCAAACTATAAACGACTTTAAAAACTTCTTCAATCCAAATTCTATAAAGCGCGAATTTACCAGTGCTGAAGCGATAGAGCAGACTCAAAAAATTTTAAAATCAGCTCTTAAAAATCATGTTATAAAATTAGATGTAGAAATTAAGGAAAATTTCTCTCATTTTGGAAATATTAATGAAATAATACAAATTTTAATAAATATTATAAGTAACGCCAAAGAGGCTTTTGGACAGTCGCATCTAGGCGAAAAAAGGGTTAAAATTTGCTCTTTTAAGAACTCTTTATCGCGTATGATAACCATAGAAAATAACGCTGGAAATATCGATAAAAGCGTGATAAAAAAGATATTTAACCCAAATTTTACCACTAAAGAAAAAGGCAGCGGTCTGGGATTATACATGAGTCAGGTTATAATGAAAAAAAATAACGGTTTTATAACAGTGCAAAACACAAAAGACGGTGTTATATTTACAATTTTATTTTTAAATTCATAA
- a CDS encoding cytochrome c3 family protein, translating into MKGLDRALLGLLTGISIFASSACAHDMQMTGAARGVIADPKGTLKDRGVVSLQDYIVEEKEMYDWLFKNHPIFTKYGGKVDGKINVVDRGHEWLEEGHGKDLSKASKREQGQGYSSMMYRIPAGSSLAFPNKFIGSEKCGECHPAQYEAWSRSRHSTTIRFPGEHPEVNNNLTEPVFTEDTASILPKGITPDVIFATVGHLRTKFGFVDAWMLRGTYHVDGGLLRDGTGTITPGSNQWQRTWALNLTPETVKKIKKWVPEFPETLEEYGLNTGYVRGLASYAAKYKHTMNFQANASYCEVCHPFKFDFKSKQEFYAALGNAKELQKHTISKGVSCEECHGAGGHLDGATNFRTSNCERCHQRFNWSPDLYKAHPLGKIAPDLALSSKFKSMGPGCGSEGSQSYFTAHYEKGMRCVTCHDPHDNTGFVTGDKNVKGLNYNSEQAYLSSFYSKPKIRKTCADCHQEQAYIAARADTHKDNSCASCHMPFMMSCENFYAIQFQDNAGFDTQRRSHIWKIDVSPDKKSFVAGAASKEARDGKDWHFQRNEDGRNFVDLMWACARTSWADLDMVENKGCHSPVVSELKETLHFKNQKQAYDEVMGWQTPIKNDYTQVKIGIEGMYKILETKKLDPSNKSRVYELIEKAQDTVDLLEKDGSWGMHGFKYTKQRLDAAKGYVEEAQRILNSKM; encoded by the coding sequence ATGAAAGGTCTGGATAGAGCACTCCTTGGGTTGCTTACCGGTATTAGCATATTTGCTTCATCTGCCTGTGCGCACGATATGCAAATGACCGGCGCAGCTCGAGGCGTTATCGCTGATCCTAAGGGAACCCTTAAGGATAGAGGTGTCGTATCTTTACAGGATTACATCGTTGAAGAAAAAGAGATGTATGACTGGTTGTTTAAAAATCACCCGATTTTTACAAAGTACGGCGGAAAAGTTGACGGCAAGATAAATGTCGTAGATAGGGGCCACGAATGGCTAGAGGAGGGGCACGGTAAGGATTTGTCAAAAGCAAGCAAACGTGAACAAGGACAAGGCTATAGTTCTATGATGTATAGAATTCCTGCCGGTTCATCACTAGCTTTTCCTAATAAATTTATAGGTTCTGAAAAATGCGGTGAGTGTCACCCTGCACAATACGAAGCATGGAGTAGATCTCGTCACTCAACTACTATTCGCTTCCCTGGCGAACACCCTGAGGTTAATAACAACCTAACAGAGCCGGTATTTACAGAAGATACCGCATCAATCCTACCAAAAGGTATTACTCCTGATGTTATCTTTGCAACCGTAGGTCACCTTAGAACTAAATTTGGTTTCGTTGATGCTTGGATGTTAAGAGGAACTTACCATGTTGATGGTGGTTTGTTAAGAGATGGTACTGGTACTATCACTCCGGGTTCAAACCAATGGCAAAGAACTTGGGCTCTTAACCTAACTCCAGAAACTGTTAAGAAGATCAAAAAATGGGTGCCGGAATTCCCTGAAACACTTGAAGAATACGGTCTAAATACAGGCTATGTTCGCGGTCTTGCATCTTATGCTGCAAAATACAAACACACTATGAACTTCCAAGCTAATGCTTCATACTGTGAGGTTTGCCACCCATTCAAATTTGACTTCAAGAGCAAACAAGAGTTTTATGCAGCACTTGGTAATGCTAAAGAGCTACAAAAACACACTATATCAAAAGGTGTAAGTTGCGAAGAGTGTCACGGGGCAGGCGGACACCTTGACGGAGCTACAAACTTTAGAACTTCTAACTGTGAACGTTGTCACCAAAGATTTAACTGGAGCCCTGATCTTTACAAAGCTCATCCGCTTGGTAAAATCGCTCCTGACTTAGCACTAAGCTCTAAATTTAAATCAATGGGACCAGGATGTGGTTCAGAGGGTTCTCAATCATACTTTACAGCTCACTATGAAAAAGGTATGAGATGCGTTACTTGCCACGATCCACACGATAATACAGGTTTTGTTACGGGTGATAAGAATGTCAAAGGACTTAACTATAACTCAGAACAAGCTTATCTAAGCTCATTCTACTCAAAACCAAAAATTAGAAAAACTTGCGCGGATTGTCACCAAGAGCAAGCTTATATAGCAGCAAGAGCCGATACACACAAAGATAACTCTTGTGCATCTTGCCATATGCCGTTTATGATGAGTTGTGAGAACTTCTATGCTATCCAGTTCCAAGACAATGCGGGATTTGATACTCAAAGAAGATCACACATCTGGAAAATCGATGTTAGCCCTGATAAAAAATCATTCGTTGCAGGTGCTGCTTCAAAAGAAGCAAGAGACGGTAAGGATTGGCATTTCCAAAGAAATGAAGATGGTAGAAACTTTGTTGACTTGATGTGGGCTTGTGCTAGAACATCTTGGGCGGATCTTGATATGGTTGAAAACAAAGGTTGCCACAGCCCTGTTGTATCAGAGCTAAAAGAGACCCTACACTTCAAAAATCAAAAACAAGCTTATGATGAAGTTATGGGATGGCAAACTCCTATCAAAAACGACTATACTCAAGTTAAGATCGGCATTGAGGGAATGTATAAGATCCTAGAAACCAAAAAACTTGATCCAAGTAACAAATCAAGAGTTTACGAGCTAATTGAAAAAGCTCAAGACACTGTTGATCTACTTGAAAAAGACGGTTCATGGGGTATGCATGGCTTTAAATATACTAAACAAAGACTTGACGCTGCTAAAGGTTATGTAGAAGAAGCGCAAAGAATTTTGAATAGTAAAATGTAA
- a CDS encoding FKBP-type peptidyl-prolyl cis-trans isomerase, with amino-acid sequence MQKVILKSLIPIFCLSSCVFGAQLSTTEEKESYAIGASTGSYISNQLHNQMQMGVKSDVNIVIEGLIDALKKQTKMKDEDIISLLNERADRLNKITEENKKIQLANNKKIGKEFMAKNAKNKNVKTTKSGLQYEMLVLGGGDKPKPESIVEVHYKGYLPNGEVFENTYDNKTSMHLSLINVIEGFKEGLLLMNAGSKYKFVIPSELAYADEELETIPAGSTVVFEVELLKVLKPGEYSKIVKDMSEQEIKNIHQTK; translated from the coding sequence ATGCAAAAAGTTATATTAAAAAGCTTAATTCCTATCTTTTGTTTGTCAAGCTGTGTATTTGGCGCTCAGCTGTCGACAACTGAAGAAAAAGAGTCTTATGCTATAGGTGCATCAACGGGAAGTTATATATCAAACCAGCTTCACAACCAAATGCAAATGGGTGTAAAGTCTGATGTTAATATCGTAATAGAAGGTCTTATAGACGCTCTAAAAAAACAGACAAAAATGAAAGACGAAGATATAATCTCTTTGTTAAATGAAAGAGCTGATAGGCTAAATAAAATAACTGAAGAAAATAAAAAAATACAACTTGCTAATAATAAAAAAATCGGTAAAGAATTTATGGCTAAAAATGCCAAGAATAAAAATGTAAAAACAACAAAATCAGGTTTGCAATATGAAATGCTAGTGCTAGGCGGAGGAGATAAGCCAAAACCGGAAAGTATTGTTGAGGTGCATTACAAAGGGTATTTGCCAAACGGCGAAGTCTTTGAAAACACATACGATAACAAAACGTCTATGCACTTGTCTTTGATAAATGTTATAGAGGGTTTTAAAGAGGGTCTTTTGCTTATGAATGCCGGTTCAAAATACAAATTTGTCATACCTAGCGAGCTTGCGTATGCGGATGAAGAGCTAGAAACTATCCCTGCGGGATCTACCGTGGTGTTTGAAGTTGAGCTTTTAAAGGTATTAAAGCCGGGAGAGTATTCTAAGATAGTAAAAGACATGAGTGAACAAGAAATAAAAAATATACATCAAACAAAGTAA
- a CDS encoding tetratricopeptide repeat protein, producing MKKLVLVLILAVLANAGFIKKGIEAQQSGDHKKLVEIYEKACEEDKKASGCYNLAVVYYEGTGGVAKDFVKAVNLYDRACKMNFALACNNLAYMHESGQGVDQNFTKAAQFYDKACKDNEGCTSLGLLYANGAGVERDFKKAIELYTKACNYEDMMGCNNLGYLYNQGNGVEKDYKKAKSFYEKACNGGIGMACDNLGYLYALAQGTSQNYEQAAKSFEKSCNLGYAKGCNDIAIMYAEGKGVKADNEKAKNFFKKSCDGGLVEACENAKILEQLMK from the coding sequence GTGAAGAAGCTTGTTTTGGTATTGATCTTGGCGGTATTGGCAAATGCCGGTTTTATAAAAAAGGGCATTGAGGCGCAGCAAAGCGGAGATCATAAAAAATTAGTAGAAATTTATGAAAAAGCTTGCGAAGAGGATAAAAAGGCATCTGGGTGTTATAACCTTGCGGTTGTGTATTATGAGGGAACAGGTGGCGTAGCAAAGGACTTTGTCAAAGCTGTAAATTTATACGATAGAGCTTGTAAGATGAATTTTGCTTTAGCTTGCAACAACCTTGCATATATGCATGAAAGCGGTCAAGGTGTTGATCAAAACTTTACAAAAGCAGCGCAGTTTTATGACAAAGCTTGTAAAGATAACGAAGGATGCACCTCGCTTGGGCTGCTTTATGCAAATGGTGCAGGAGTGGAGCGTGATTTTAAAAAGGCGATCGAACTATACACTAAAGCTTGTAATTACGAAGATATGATGGGATGTAATAACCTTGGCTATCTTTATAACCAAGGAAACGGCGTAGAAAAAGACTACAAAAAGGCAAAAAGCTTTTACGAAAAGGCATGCAACGGAGGTATCGGTATGGCATGTGATAACCTTGGCTACTTGTATGCGCTAGCTCAAGGCACAAGTCAAAACTACGAGCAAGCAGCAAAGAGCTTTGAAAAGTCTTGTAATCTAGGCTATGCAAAAGGTTGTAATGATATTGCCATAATGTATGCTGAGGGCAAAGGTGTAAAAGCCGATAACGAAAAGGCTAAAAACTTTTTTAAGAAAAGTTGTGACGGCGGGCTTGTAGAAGCTTGTGAGAATGCAAAAATTTTAGAACAACTTATGAAATAA
- a CDS encoding 4Fe-4S dicluster domain-containing protein: MDTNLKRRAFVKYLALGSASITAASYGAVNDKPKAQTKKPNFGMIFDQNKCVGCTDCERACVKVNLVPKGQMRLFVEDKTDPNNRMQKRYVRVSCQQCVEAPCASVCPTNACHKDLLTGITTTNADDCIACKYCIVACPYDVRFINSENHAAESCNFCLDTNLAEGKEPACVEACRYDALVFGDLNDEESHISKLLRIKDSLRMRPECGTKPSLRYIPAVKMGV, from the coding sequence ATGGACACAAATTTAAAACGACGAGCATTTGTTAAATACCTTGCTCTTGGTTCGGCTTCTATCACGGCGGCATCTTACGGAGCCGTAAATGATAAGCCAAAAGCGCAAACTAAAAAACCAAATTTCGGCATGATATTTGATCAAAACAAATGCGTCGGGTGTACTGACTGTGAAAGAGCTTGTGTGAAAGTAAATCTAGTCCCTAAAGGACAGATGAGGCTTTTTGTAGAGGATAAAACAGATCCAAATAACAGGATGCAAAAACGATATGTGCGCGTTAGCTGCCAACAATGTGTGGAAGCACCGTGTGCTAGCGTTTGCCCAACAAACGCCTGTCATAAGGACTTGCTAACAGGTATAACTACAACAAATGCCGATGACTGCATAGCATGTAAATACTGCATAGTAGCCTGTCCTTATGATGTGCGCTTTATAAATAGCGAAAATCATGCCGCAGAAAGCTGTAACTTCTGCTTAGATACAAATTTGGCAGAGGGCAAAGAGCCTGCCTGTGTCGAAGCATGCAGATACGACGCTTTAGTTTTTGGTGATCTAAACGATGAAGAGTCGCATATAAGCAAGCTTCTTCGTATAAAAGATAGCTTAAGAATGCGTCCCGAGTGTGGCACAAAACCTAGTTTGCGCTATATACCTGCGGTAAAAATGGGGGTGTGA